A stretch of the Actinoalloteichus fjordicus genome encodes the following:
- the tgmB gene encoding ATP-grasp ribosomal peptide maturase codes for MTVLIFAQDFDRSADQVVLKLNEREVPVLRIDTSWFPQQLTMDAEFDGGRWVGELRTPHRSIALESLRSAWYRSPTAFEFPAGLSRAEREHANREAKLGLGGVLSSLPLCWVNHPNRAADAVYKPLQLAVAARCGLTVSRTLISNDPHAVRRFARDSRTGVVNKALGTSRVLEEGVRKIGFTRRLTDEDFSDLRGIDVTLHQMQDWVEKDHEARVVVIGDTMNAVGIYAGSEASHTDWRSDHDALTYKVLDLPPGVRRGLQAFMAEFRITYSAFDFVITPSGQWVLLESNPGGQYGWLEARTGVPLTDTLVDLLMHGVPT; via the coding sequence ATGACGGTCCTCATCTTCGCTCAAGACTTCGACCGAAGCGCGGATCAGGTTGTGCTCAAACTCAATGAGCGCGAGGTTCCGGTATTGCGGATTGACACCAGTTGGTTCCCGCAACAGCTCACCATGGACGCCGAGTTTGACGGCGGCCGATGGGTGGGGGAACTTCGGACTCCACACCGGTCGATAGCACTGGAATCGCTGCGGTCGGCGTGGTATCGGAGCCCTACGGCGTTCGAGTTCCCGGCGGGCTTGAGCCGGGCCGAGCGCGAACATGCCAACCGGGAAGCGAAACTGGGATTGGGGGGTGTGCTCTCCTCCCTGCCGTTGTGCTGGGTCAACCACCCAAACCGGGCGGCTGATGCGGTGTACAAGCCGTTGCAACTTGCGGTAGCCGCCCGATGTGGACTCACCGTATCGCGCACGTTGATCTCCAACGATCCCCACGCCGTTCGTAGATTCGCCAGGGACAGCAGGACCGGAGTCGTCAACAAGGCATTGGGCACTAGCCGAGTTTTGGAAGAGGGTGTTCGGAAGATCGGATTCACTCGTCGGCTGACCGACGAGGATTTCTCCGACCTTCGCGGAATCGATGTGACCCTTCACCAGATGCAGGATTGGGTGGAGAAAGACCATGAAGCACGTGTAGTGGTCATCGGTGACACGATGAACGCCGTCGGTATCTACGCGGGCAGCGAGGCCAGTCATACCGATTGGCGGTCCGACCACGATGCGCTGACCTACAAGGTTCTCGACCTGCCGCCAGGAGTGAGAAGAGGACTCCAGGCGTTCATGGCCGAGTTTCGCATCACGTATTCCGCGTTCGATTTCGTCATCACGCCGTCCGGGCAATGGGTTCTGCTGGAGTCCAACCCCGGCGGGCAGTACGGGTGGTTGGAGGCCCGGACTGGTGTTCCGCTCACGGACACGCTGGTGGACCTTCTCATGCACGGTGTGCCGACGTGA
- a CDS encoding sugar porter family MFS transporter, whose amino-acid sequence MSPSPAPPRTSAVGRKIAIAAAAIGVIYGYDIGNIAGALLFIGDEMDLSTAELSSITTVLVAGNIVGALVAGKLAGAIGRQKSMVLVAIGYAVFAAASGLVSDVVSLDIVRFFLGVTIGLSLVVAPVFVAESAPAAIRGALVVCYQVATVTGILLGYLVDWSLAGSGNWRLMLAMSALPSVLVLLLLIRLPDTARWYLMKGRREEARATLALTDPTVDVDRELAEIDADIASQRGGVIREMFRKPYSTATAFVLILGFLVQITGINAITYYSPMIFQDMGFTGYGALLGLPSVVQLAALIATIGAVFAVDRMGRRPILLGGIGAMVASCVLMMIVFASGSLSEDGSLWGFLGILIFTAAFNFGFGSLVWVYASESFPARLRAQGASLMLSADLVANMIVAQFFLPVMDGIGGTGTFGIFLALSAFAFVFVFRLAPETKGRPLESIRHYWENGAQWTKKEPHGHA is encoded by the coding sequence ATGTCTCCATCCCCTGCACCCCCGAGAACCTCGGCCGTCGGCCGCAAGATCGCCATCGCCGCCGCCGCGATCGGAGTGATCTACGGCTACGACATCGGCAACATCGCGGGCGCGCTGCTGTTCATCGGTGACGAGATGGACCTGTCCACCGCGGAGCTGAGCAGCATCACCACGGTGCTGGTCGCCGGGAACATCGTCGGCGCGCTGGTCGCGGGCAAGCTGGCAGGCGCCATCGGCCGGCAGAAGTCGATGGTGCTCGTCGCGATCGGCTACGCGGTGTTCGCGGCGGCGTCCGGCCTGGTGTCCGACGTGGTCAGTCTCGACATCGTGCGGTTCTTCCTCGGCGTCACCATCGGACTCTCCCTGGTGGTGGCCCCGGTGTTCGTCGCCGAGTCGGCGCCCGCCGCCATCCGAGGCGCGCTGGTGGTCTGCTACCAGGTGGCCACGGTCACCGGCATCCTGCTCGGCTATCTGGTCGACTGGTCACTGGCGGGCTCGGGGAACTGGCGGCTGATGCTCGCGATGTCGGCGCTGCCCTCGGTGCTGGTGCTGCTGTTGCTGATTCGACTGCCCGACACCGCGCGCTGGTACCTGATGAAGGGACGCCGCGAGGAGGCCAGGGCCACGCTCGCCCTCACCGATCCCACGGTCGACGTCGACCGGGAGCTGGCCGAGATCGACGCCGACATCGCCTCGCAGCGGGGCGGCGTGATCCGGGAGATGTTCCGCAAACCGTATTCGACGGCCACCGCGTTCGTGCTCATCCTGGGCTTCCTGGTGCAGATCACCGGCATCAATGCGATCACCTACTACAGCCCGATGATCTTCCAAGACATGGGCTTCACCGGCTACGGCGCGCTGCTCGGACTGCCCTCGGTGGTGCAACTGGCCGCGTTGATCGCCACGATCGGCGCGGTGTTCGCCGTCGACCGGATGGGTAGACGGCCGATCCTGCTCGGCGGCATCGGCGCGATGGTGGCCTCCTGCGTGCTGATGATGATCGTCTTCGCCTCGGGGTCGTTGTCCGAGGACGGCTCGCTGTGGGGCTTCCTCGGCATCCTCATCTTCACCGCGGCCTTCAACTTCGGCTTCGGCTCGCTGGTCTGGGTCTATGCCTCGGAGAGCTTCCCCGCCCGGCTGCGAGCACAGGGCGCCTCGCTCATGCTCAGCGCCGACCTCGTCGCCAACATGATCGTGGCGCAGTTCTTCCTGCCGGTGATGGACGGCATCGGCGGTACGGGGACCTTCGGCATCTTCCTGGCCCTGTCCGCCTTCGCCTTCGTGTTCGTGTTCCGCCTCGCCCCCGAGACCAAGGGGAGGCCGCTGGAGAGCATCCGGCACTACTGGGAGAACGGCGCGCAATGGACGAAGAAGGAGCCCCATGGACATGCATAG
- a CDS encoding methyltransferase domain-containing protein, with amino-acid sequence MIEEWQTRAERLADKLAADGDLHYDEWRAAVCAVPRHELVPRYYEQEGPTYRLVTPDDDASRRAWLDLVYSDTTLTTAVVADSFGRQVPVSSSTKPDLMVRMLEALDVHDGHTVLEVGTGTGYNAALLSHRLGADRVFSIDLRPELVDAAADRLATIGYRPVLRAVDGSGGLAEHAPYDRIMATCSVAAIPGAWIEQAVPGGLILVDVEGQLSAGNLVLLRRGDELMAEGRFLDWYGRFMPLRHDATGVGQPWPTVDRSGGDERTTAVNPAELDGEFRFLAQFRLPAGTRHTLTVDDGAPTATCLTHRDGSWCSVDRTGSESGRYRVHHAGSRDLWADVEHAHDEWATMGAPAWHRFGLTATPTTQRVWLDSPDSEHTWNLTI; translated from the coding sequence GTGATCGAGGAATGGCAGACCCGCGCGGAGAGGTTGGCCGACAAGCTGGCCGCAGACGGCGACCTGCACTACGACGAGTGGCGGGCGGCCGTCTGTGCGGTGCCGAGGCACGAACTGGTCCCCCGGTACTACGAACAGGAAGGCCCGACATATCGACTGGTCACGCCCGACGACGATGCATCGCGCCGGGCGTGGCTCGACCTGGTGTACTCAGACACCACGTTGACTACCGCCGTCGTGGCCGACTCGTTCGGCCGTCAGGTTCCGGTGTCGTCCAGCACGAAACCGGACCTCATGGTGCGGATGCTGGAAGCGCTGGACGTGCACGATGGACACACGGTGTTGGAAGTCGGCACCGGCACCGGATACAACGCGGCCTTGCTGTCCCACCGGCTAGGGGCGGATCGGGTGTTCTCGATCGACCTTCGCCCTGAACTGGTGGACGCAGCGGCCGACCGGCTCGCCACGATCGGCTATCGGCCCGTGCTCCGCGCCGTAGACGGAAGCGGCGGCCTAGCCGAGCACGCACCGTATGACCGGATCATGGCCACGTGTTCGGTGGCCGCCATTCCCGGCGCGTGGATCGAACAGGCCGTACCTGGTGGTCTCATCCTGGTCGACGTGGAAGGGCAGCTGAGCGCGGGCAACCTCGTTCTCCTGCGCCGGGGCGACGAGCTGATGGCGGAAGGAAGATTCCTCGACTGGTACGGGCGGTTCATGCCGCTACGGCACGACGCGACAGGTGTCGGACAGCCGTGGCCCACGGTGGACCGGTCCGGCGGCGACGAACGCACCACGGCCGTGAATCCTGCGGAGTTGGACGGCGAGTTCCGTTTCCTGGCTCAGTTCCGGCTGCCTGCGGGCACGCGACACACCCTCACGGTGGACGACGGCGCGCCGACTGCAACGTGCCTGACCCACCGTGACGGCTCCTGGTGTTCGGTGGACCGCACAGGCAGCGAGTCGGGACGGTATCGGGTGCATCACGCCGGATCGCGTGATCTGTGGGCCGATGTGGAACACGCACACGACGAATGGGCGACGATGGGTGCCCCCGCGTGGCACCGGTTCGGGCTCACGGCCACGCCGACCACCCAGCGGGTGTGGCTGGACAGTCCGGACAGCGAACACACGTGGAACCTGACGATCTGA
- a CDS encoding class II fructose-bisphosphate aldolase, producing MPLVSTCDIVIPAAGEGTGCGAFNAVALEHVSAIIAGAEAVRTPVILQVSHNAVRYHGALGPIGSALVAAARAARVPVAVHLDHAESAELVREAVALGFTSVMFDASTLDYADNVRATRAVVEHCHSNRVWVEAELGEVGGKDGVHAPGVRTDPEEAKTFVAETGVDCLAVAVGTSHAMTTRDARLDFDLITALRARVGVPLVLHGSSGVSDEHLTEAVRHGMTKINIATQLNRVFTEGVRGYLAERPEAIDPRRYLGAGRERVAAEVSRLLGLLSIRV from the coding sequence ATGCCGCTCGTGTCGACGTGTGACATCGTCATCCCGGCCGCAGGCGAGGGCACCGGCTGCGGGGCGTTCAACGCCGTCGCGCTCGAGCACGTGAGCGCGATCATCGCGGGTGCGGAGGCGGTGCGGACCCCCGTCATCCTCCAGGTGAGCCACAACGCGGTCCGCTATCACGGGGCCCTCGGTCCGATCGGCAGCGCGCTGGTCGCCGCCGCCCGCGCGGCCCGCGTTCCGGTGGCGGTGCACCTGGATCACGCCGAGTCCGCCGAGCTGGTGCGGGAGGCCGTCGCGCTCGGGTTCACCTCGGTGATGTTCGACGCCTCGACGCTGGACTACGCCGACAACGTGCGGGCCACCCGAGCGGTGGTCGAGCACTGCCATTCGAACCGGGTGTGGGTGGAGGCCGAACTGGGCGAGGTGGGTGGGAAGGACGGCGTGCACGCTCCCGGGGTGCGCACCGACCCCGAGGAGGCCAAGACGTTCGTGGCCGAGACGGGCGTCGACTGTCTCGCCGTGGCCGTCGGCACCTCCCACGCGATGACCACCCGTGATGCGCGGCTGGACTTCGACCTGATCACCGCGCTGCGGGCGCGGGTCGGCGTGCCGCTGGTGCTGCACGGCTCGTCCGGGGTGTCCGACGAGCACCTCACCGAGGCCGTCCGCCACGGCATGACGAAGATCAATATCGCGACGCAGTTGAACCGGGTCTTCACCGAGGGGGTTCGCGGGTACCTTGCCGAGCGGCCCGAGGCGATCGACCCGCGCAGGTACCTCGGCGCCGGTCGGGAGCGCGTGGCCGCCGAGGTCTCCCGGCTGCTGGGGCTGCTCTCGATCCGGGTGTGA
- a CDS encoding 1-phosphofructokinase family hexose kinase: protein MILVVTANPALDVTYTVPALIPGAMSRVSSVHRRAGGKGINVARVLHALGAPTLALAPCGGADGRLVGADLAAAGLPHELSTIAGPTRRTVTILSAADGTVTLVNEPGPVVSACEWDAVVSAVRRRVSRSSVLVCAGSLPPGVPADGYAELIDLARRAGVPAVLDTSGAALLAGIAAGPALVKPNAEELRAVTGTADPLTGALAMRALGARTVFVSLGAEGMLAVTDGAAWRAGVPRRLRGNTTGAGDAAVAGAALELAARSPWPEVLRSAVSVSSASVLGAYAGDVDLDHHRREHGAVIVEEIHAARVDV, encoded by the coding sequence GTGATCCTGGTCGTCACCGCGAACCCGGCCCTCGACGTCACCTACACCGTGCCCGCGCTGATTCCCGGCGCGATGTCACGCGTCTCGTCCGTACACCGCCGCGCGGGCGGCAAGGGCATCAACGTGGCCCGGGTCCTGCACGCCCTCGGCGCGCCGACGTTGGCGCTGGCCCCCTGCGGCGGCGCCGACGGCAGACTCGTCGGCGCCGATCTGGCCGCCGCCGGGCTGCCCCATGAACTGTCGACGATCGCGGGACCGACCCGCCGCACCGTGACGATCCTGTCCGCCGCCGACGGCACGGTGACCCTGGTGAACGAACCGGGACCCGTCGTCTCCGCCTGCGAGTGGGATGCGGTGGTCTCGGCGGTGCGGCGGCGGGTGAGCCGGTCCTCGGTGCTGGTCTGCGCGGGCAGCCTGCCGCCCGGCGTCCCGGCGGACGGCTACGCCGAGCTGATCGACCTCGCCCGGCGCGCCGGGGTGCCTGCCGTGCTGGACACCTCCGGTGCGGCCCTGCTGGCAGGCATCGCGGCTGGTCCTGCGCTGGTCAAGCCGAATGCGGAGGAGTTGCGGGCCGTCACCGGAACGGCCGACCCGCTGACCGGCGCGCTGGCGATGCGGGCGCTGGGCGCCCGCACGGTGTTCGTGTCCCTGGGCGCCGAGGGGATGCTCGCGGTGACTGACGGCGCGGCGTGGCGGGCAGGCGTCCCGCGCAGGCTGCGAGGCAACACCACCGGAGCCGGGGACGCGGCCGTCGCGGGGGCCGCCCTGGAACTGGCCGCCAGAAGTCCCTGGCCGGAAGTGCTGCGCAGTGCCGTCTCGGTGTCCTCGGCCTCGGTGCTGGGCGCCTACGCCGGTGACGTCGACCTCGATCACCATCGGCGCGAGCACGGCGCCGTCATCGTGGAGGAGATCCATGCCGCTCGTGTCGACGTGTGA
- a CDS encoding family 43 glycosylhydrolase: MTSLRNLPRGRRRAAILLAATLLAGSTTSTLPPAATAAVVDPAASYVLVNRHSGKALDVYDLATGDGARIAQYTRNDGAWQQWQFVDSGGGWYRLKSRHSDKVVEFTSTADAVDLVQYTDANRASQQFRLADSPDGFVRLVNRASGKAADVWEWSAEDGARVVQWPDTGGANQQWQLVSVGATPPGTVSNPIKRNGPDPWLQYHDGYYYLATTTWNSTITMRRSRTLAGLSSAADQVVFNLAGRPDGCCNMWAPEFHLIDGRWYLYYVAGQDVEDFNPTQRLHVLESAGSDPLGPYTFKADLGNTWELDPSILRHGGRLYLMGSATDGTQSLTITPLSNPWTISGARRTISQPTLSWERQTHPVNEGAEPLYHDGRTMIVYSASACWGPDYKLGLLTLTGSDPLNRSHWTKSPNPVFQRHDGNGVFAPGHNGFFTSPDGTEDWIVYHANDSASGGCDMNRSTRAQRFTWNADGTPKFGVPVRLGTTLPAPSGEPTS; encoded by the coding sequence GTGACATCACTCAGGAACCTTCCGAGAGGACGACGGCGGGCCGCGATCCTCCTCGCCGCCACGCTCCTGGCAGGCAGCACCACCTCGACCTTGCCGCCTGCCGCGACGGCGGCCGTCGTCGATCCGGCCGCGTCCTACGTCCTGGTCAACCGCCACAGCGGCAAGGCACTGGACGTCTACGACCTGGCCACCGGCGACGGCGCCCGCATCGCGCAGTACACCCGCAACGACGGGGCCTGGCAGCAGTGGCAGTTCGTAGACTCCGGCGGCGGCTGGTACCGGCTGAAGTCGCGCCACAGCGACAAGGTCGTGGAGTTCACCTCCACCGCCGACGCGGTGGACCTGGTGCAGTACACCGACGCGAATCGGGCGAGTCAGCAGTTCCGATTGGCCGACTCCCCCGACGGGTTCGTGCGGCTCGTCAACCGGGCCAGCGGCAAGGCCGCCGACGTGTGGGAATGGTCCGCCGAGGACGGCGCGCGCGTGGTGCAGTGGCCCGACACCGGCGGCGCGAATCAGCAGTGGCAGCTGGTCAGCGTGGGAGCGACCCCACCCGGCACGGTCAGCAACCCGATCAAGCGCAACGGCCCGGACCCCTGGTTGCAGTACCACGACGGCTACTACTACCTGGCCACCACGACCTGGAACTCCACCATCACCATGCGCCGGTCGCGCACGCTCGCCGGGCTGTCGAGCGCCGCCGACCAGGTGGTGTTCAACCTGGCGGGCCGTCCCGACGGCTGCTGCAACATGTGGGCGCCGGAGTTCCATCTGATCGACGGCCGTTGGTACCTGTACTACGTGGCCGGGCAGGACGTCGAGGACTTCAACCCCACCCAACGCCTGCACGTCCTGGAGAGCGCAGGCTCCGATCCCCTCGGGCCCTATACCTTCAAGGCCGACCTCGGGAACACCTGGGAACTCGATCCCAGCATCCTTCGGCACGGCGGCAGGCTGTACCTGATGGGCAGCGCGACCGACGGTACGCAGAGCCTGACCATCACCCCGCTGAGCAACCCGTGGACGATCAGCGGCGCCCGGCGCACCATCTCGCAGCCCACGCTGTCCTGGGAACGGCAGACCCATCCGGTCAACGAGGGCGCGGAACCGCTGTACCACGACGGCCGCACCATGATCGTCTACTCCGCCAGCGCCTGCTGGGGTCCGGACTACAAGCTCGGGCTGCTCACCCTCACCGGTTCCGACCCGCTCAACCGGTCGCACTGGACGAAGTCGCCGAACCCGGTGTTCCAACGACACGACGGCAACGGCGTGTTCGCCCCCGGCCACAACGGATTCTTCACCTCGCCCGACGGGACCGAGGACTGGATCGTCTACCACGCCAACGACTCCGCGAGCGGCGGTTGCGACATGAACCGCTCCACCCGCGCGCAGCGGTTCACCTGGAACGCCGACGGCACCCCGAAATTCGGCGTCCCCGTGCGGCTGGGCACGACGCTGCCCGCGCCGTCGGGCGAGCCGACCTCCTGA
- a CDS encoding SIS domain-containing protein: MSPSMMDAEIASQPEHWRQAAELVPAFADRLPEHGSTVAVVGCGTSWFIAQAYAALREAEGLGHTDAFAASEFPTRRRYDRVLAITRSGTTTEIHRLLTQLVDTPSVVVTGVPAAIRDTADAVVDLSFCDELSVVQTRFATSALALLRAHLGHDLTPVAAEAERALAAPVPDEVRAAGQFTFLGTGWTVGIASEAALKLRESAVCWSESYPALEYRHGPISIAEPGRVTWVFGSAPAGLVEEVRRTGAVVVDDDLDPMADLVRVHRLASALAADRGLNPDAPRHLSRSVVLA, encoded by the coding sequence ATGTCGCCGTCGATGATGGATGCGGAGATCGCGAGTCAGCCCGAGCACTGGCGACAGGCGGCGGAACTCGTGCCCGCCTTCGCCGATCGGCTGCCGGAGCACGGCAGCACGGTCGCGGTCGTCGGCTGCGGCACGTCCTGGTTCATCGCGCAGGCCTACGCGGCGCTGCGGGAGGCGGAGGGGCTCGGCCATACCGATGCGTTCGCCGCCTCCGAGTTCCCGACGCGCCGTCGCTACGACCGGGTGCTGGCGATCACTCGCTCCGGCACCACCACCGAGATCCACCGGCTGTTGACGCAGCTCGTCGACACGCCCAGCGTCGTCGTCACCGGGGTGCCCGCCGCGATCCGGGACACCGCCGACGCCGTGGTGGATCTGTCCTTCTGCGACGAGCTGTCCGTCGTGCAGACCCGGTTCGCGACATCGGCCCTGGCCCTGCTGCGGGCTCATCTCGGCCATGATCTGACGCCGGTCGCCGCCGAGGCCGAACGTGCGCTCGCGGCCCCGGTGCCCGACGAGGTCCGCGCGGCAGGCCAGTTCACCTTCCTCGGCACCGGCTGGACCGTGGGCATCGCCTCCGAGGCCGCCCTGAAGCTGCGCGAGTCCGCGGTGTGCTGGTCCGAGTCCTATCCGGCGCTGGAGTACCGGCATGGGCCGATCAGCATCGCCGAGCCCGGCCGCGTGACCTGGGTGTTCGGCTCCGCGCCCGCAGGCCTGGTCGAGGAGGTGCGCCGGACCGGGGCGGTCGTGGTGGACGACGACCTTGATCCGATGGCCGATCTGGTGCGGGTGCATCGGCTGGCGAGCGCGCTGGCCGCCGATCGCGGGCTGAACCCGGACGCCCCGCGTCACCTCAGTCGATCCGTCGTGCTGGCCTAG
- a CDS encoding DeoR/GlpR family DNA-binding transcription regulator yields the protein MDRHERLNALLDMVGQRDKIDVDATAAELDVSPATVRRDLHHLAERRLLTRTRGGAVASNVAYDLPLRHKAARNAPQKQRIAAAAADLVERGMVAGLNGGTTITEVGRAIATRQDLADRSDSPALTVVTNALNIAGELVVRHNIKTVVTGGVARQQSFELTGPLAVPILEEITLDLVLLGVDAVDPVRGAYAHHEGEASINRLMVSRARHVAVVADSSKLGGYAFARICATGEVHTLVTDAEADQSVLDAFEAEGLRVITA from the coding sequence GTGGATCGGCACGAGCGGCTGAACGCGCTGCTGGACATGGTGGGACAGCGCGACAAGATCGACGTGGACGCCACGGCCGCCGAACTCGACGTCTCCCCCGCGACGGTGCGGCGCGACCTGCACCATCTCGCCGAACGCCGCCTGCTCACCAGGACGCGCGGCGGCGCGGTGGCCAGCAACGTCGCCTACGACCTTCCCTTACGCCACAAGGCCGCCCGCAATGCGCCGCAGAAGCAGCGCATCGCCGCCGCGGCGGCCGACCTCGTCGAGCGCGGCATGGTGGCCGGTCTCAACGGCGGCACCACGATCACCGAGGTGGGCCGGGCCATCGCCACCCGACAGGATCTCGCCGACCGCAGCGACTCCCCTGCGTTGACCGTGGTCACCAACGCACTCAACATCGCGGGCGAACTCGTCGTCCGGCACAACATCAAGACCGTGGTCACCGGCGGCGTCGCCCGCCAGCAGTCCTTCGAGCTGACCGGTCCGCTGGCCGTCCCGATCCTGGAGGAGATCACCCTGGACCTGGTGCTGCTCGGTGTGGACGCCGTCGACCCGGTCCGGGGCGCCTACGCCCATCACGAGGGCGAGGCCAGCATCAATCGACTGATGGTCTCCCGCGCGCGGCATGTCGCGGTGGTCGCCGACAGCTCCAAGCTCGGCGGCTACGCCTTCGCCAGGATCTGCGCGACCGGTGAGGTGCACACCCTGGTCACCGACGCCGAGGCCGACCAGTCCGTGCTCGACGCCTTCGAGGCGGAGGGGCTGCGGGTCATCACCGCCTGA
- the tgmA gene encoding putative ATP-grasp-modified RiPP — protein sequence MRFYDDPLAPVSAQFPLTRPGLAAVDNPEAASGPATRPFGLRHIRAMPEQVVPAYAYSHEQQVSVADDGSEIPMVTLSPNMEWSSISDNDGDEGPSEDWGNDFAPDYPVQV from the coding sequence ATGCGTTTCTATGACGACCCACTCGCCCCGGTGAGCGCGCAGTTTCCGCTGACCAGGCCAGGATTAGCGGCGGTGGACAACCCGGAGGCAGCATCCGGACCGGCCACGCGGCCGTTCGGACTGAGGCACATCCGTGCCATGCCGGAACAGGTGGTTCCGGCATACGCATACAGCCACGAACAGCAAGTGTCGGTGGCCGACGACGGCAGCGAAATCCCGATGGTCACACTGTCACCGAACATGGAGTGGTCGTCCATCAGCGACAACGACGGCGACGAGGGTCCATCCGAGGACTGGGGAAACGACTTCGCTCCGGACTACCCGGTGCAGGTATGA